Sequence from the Anaerolineae bacterium genome:
CACCATGGTGGGATGGTCAATGTCGCGCATCATGGGCAGGTTGGGGGCATGGTATTCAGCGATGCCCAGGGCATGGTGGACCTGGGCGGGGGTCAGGCGAAGCAGGTGGCCGGCGATGGCGGCACAGGCCACCGAACCCCAGGAACCGCAGGCCTGGTATATTTCGTGGGTGGCGTGCCAGATGCGGGCGGCGCGATGCGCGATCTCGTAGCCAATGACCATGCCAGTGAGCAGGTCCGCGCCGCTGAGGTTGCGCGCCTCGCACAGGGCCAGGGAGGTGGGAAAGACCTGCACCCCGGGGTGCCCCTTGGTGTACCAGCCGCAGTCATCGATGTCGATCGCGTTGGCGGCGTAGCCGTTGGCGAAGGCGGCGCCGATGGCGGAGGCGCGCCGGCCGCGCCACAGGATGGTCGCTTCGGTACCCGGCCACACATCTGCCGCAAAGCCGGCGGTAATGTCGGCGACGGCGGTCAGGGTGCCGGCCATGGTGGCGCCCAACACATCCAGCAGTGCCATGCGGGCCTTGCGCTGGGCGGCTTCGGGAATCTGGTCCCATGAAAGGGACGTGATGAATCGAACGGCCAGCTCATTACCATTCAACTTTTGCGCGCACATTTTTGCCCCCTTTCCCAATTACCTGATTCAACGCTGTACTTACAATCGGGCCAATGCCTGACGCATGCGTTCGATGCCCTCGCGGATCTGCTCCCAGGCGGTGGCGTACGAGATACGCAGGAAACCCTCGCCGCCGGGGCCGAAATCGGAGCCGGCCAGCAGGGCGACGCCGGCTTCCTCGAGCAGATAATCGGCAAGCTCGCGCGACGAGCGGCCGTAACTCCGCACATCGGGGAAGACATAAAACGCGCCTTTGGGCATGGCACAGCGCACGCCCGGCAGGGTATTGAGCGCCGCCACAGTGAGGTCACGCCGCTGGCGGAAGGACTCGCGCATCACCTCGACGGTGGAGAAATCCCCTCGCAGGGCGGCCACGCCGGCGGCCTGGGTGAAATCGGCGGTGCACCCGATGGTGTGCGTGGCCAGCAGTCCGACGCGCTCGGCCAGGGCCGGCGGCATAATGCCAAAGCCCAGGCGCCACCCGGTCATGGAGTAGGTCTTGGAGAAACCGTCCACGATGATGGTGCGCTCCCGCATGCCCGGTAGGGCGGCGATGGACGGCGCATCCCCTTCATACACGAGCTGGCAGTAAATCTCATCGGAGATGACCCAGGCGCCCACCCGCTGTACCTCCGCGGCGATCTGCTCCAGCACATGCAGGGGCGTGACGCCGCCGGTCGGGTTAGAGGGGGAGTTCATGATGACCAGTTTGGTGCGGTGGCTGATCTTTTGGCGGAAGTCCTGCATGTCGAAGTTGTACAGCTCATCGGGGTCGAGGCGGACGGGCACTGGCACGCCGCCGGCCAGGCGCACGATGGCGGAGTAGGAGGGGAAGCCGGGGTCAGGGATGATGACCTCCTCGCCGGGTTCGACCAGGGCGAGGGCGGCGAAGTAGATCGCCGGCTTGGCGCCTGGTCCCACAATGACCTCCTCCGGGGAGAAGGTCATGCCGCGCCATTTGCCGGCGACCTCGGCGATGGTGGCGCGCAGGTCTGCAGTGCCGGCCGGCGGGGTGTAGCGGGTCCTGCCGGCCCGAATGGCCTGGATGCCGGCTTCGGCGATGTGCTCCGGGGTAGGGAAGTCCGGCTGGCCGATTTCGAGATGAATGATACTGCGTCCCTGTGCTTCCAGCGCTTTGGCGCGGGCCAGCACCGCATAGGCTCCTTCGGCTTTGAGAGGGCGGACACGTTCGGCGAAGTCCTCGAGGTTCATCGCGCTGTCTCCTGTGGTGGCGTCATGCTTCTCTCGACCGGTACAGTATACAGGAACATTGAAAAAGGTGCCAGGACAGGTTGGTATACTGCCCTGTACGTTTGATGTATCAGATTGTCTAAATCATATATCAAAACGGACGGCTTGGCAAATTGCCCAGCGCACGTTGTCTGGATGATGGGTATGCGCGGGCCGGCAGTTCCGCCATGGTGAGCGCCATAACGGCTTTCTGGACATGGAGGCGGTTTTCCGCGATATCATAGATGATAGCGCGCGGTCCGCTGGCGACCTCATCCGTGACCTCATGGCCGCGGTCCACCGGCATGGGATGGATGAACAGGGCGTTGTCGGTGCGGGCCATGCGAGGGGCATCGCAAATCCATTCTGAGAGGGCCAGTGAACGCTCTATCTCCCGTTGTTTCTGGAACTGGCCGGCCTCGTATGCCTGCGGGCTCATCCAGTTGCGGGAATAGACGATGTGCGCCCCGGTATAGCCGGCATAGGGGTCGTGGATGATGTCGAGGGAGCCGGCGGAAGCGAGACAGTTGTCCTCCGCCCAGGCGATGACCTCCGGGTCCAGGTCGTAGCCCTCGGGGTAGGCCAGGGTGATGTGCATCCCCATGCGGGAGGCCAGCAGGAGCGTTTCCTGCACCGAGCACCAGGAGCGCGCCAGCGCCCCGCTGGCCCAGGTGATGAGCAGTTTCCGGCCGCGCAGATCGCCGAGATGCTCGCGCAAGCCCATGATATCG
This genomic interval carries:
- a CDS encoding pyridoxal phosphate-dependent aminotransferase — encoded protein: MNLEDFAERVRPLKAEGAYAVLARAKALEAQGRSIIHLEIGQPDFPTPEHIAEAGIQAIRAGRTRYTPPAGTADLRATIAEVAGKWRGMTFSPEEVIVGPGAKPAIYFAALALVEPGEEVIIPDPGFPSYSAIVRLAGGVPVPVRLDPDELYNFDMQDFRQKISHRTKLVIMNSPSNPTGGVTPLHVLEQIAAEVQRVGAWVISDEIYCQLVYEGDAPSIAALPGMRERTIIVDGFSKTYSMTGWRLGFGIMPPALAERVGLLATHTIGCTADFTQAAGVAALRGDFSTVEVMRESFRQRRDLTVAALNTLPGVRCAMPKGAFYVFPDVRSYGRSSRELADYLLEEAGVALLAGSDFGPGGEGFLRISYATAWEQIREGIERMRQALARL
- a CDS encoding ornithine carbamoyltransferase, coding for MGIVEQLRGRDLLCTQDWSMEEIETVLALAGRMKRDRFAPAFTSLLKHRTFFMLFYSPSLRTRQSFECAATELGGHAQYLEPRMMRLKSGGSAGETIEDAAQVMSRYACGLGIRILEDQISTYGEGAALIREYARWASVPVISMADDRFHPCQGLADIMGLREHLGDLRGRKLLITWASGALARSWCSVQETLLLASRMGMHITLAYPEGYDLDPEVIAWAEDNCLASAGSLDIIHDPYAGYTGAHIVYSRNWMSPQAYEAGQFQKQREIERSLALSEWICDAPRMARTDNALFIHPMPVDRGHEVTDEVASGPRAIIYDIAENRLHVQKAVMALTMAELPARAYPSSRQRALGNLPSRPF